From the genome of Nicotiana sylvestris chromosome 2, ASM39365v2, whole genome shotgun sequence, one region includes:
- the LOC138885891 gene encoding uncharacterized protein, with protein MGSLTHLEAYQRPLAREVHQLDSLGVRLADSNEGGVIVQNGAESSLVEEVKEKQFNDPLIAQLKEGIHKHKTTTFSVGMNDGTLRYQDCLCVPDIDGLRERIMAEAHTSRYSVHPSSTKMYHNLKEIYWWNNMKRDVADFVAKCPNYQQVKAEHQSPGGLA; from the coding sequence ATGGGAAGTTTGactcatttggaggcatatcagagaccgttagccagggaggttcaccaattggatagtttgggagttcgccttgcagactctaatgaaggaggagtaATTGTACAAAATGGGGCTGAATCATCGCTCGTGGAagaagtgaaagagaagcaatttaATGATCCGTTGATAGCACAACTGAAGGAagggattcataaacacaagaccacaactttttccgttggcatgaatgatggtaccctacggtaccaagatTGCCTGTGTGTTCCTGATATTGACGGTCTTCgagaaaggatcatggcagaggctcacacttctaggtattccgtgcacccaagttctacaaaaatgtatcataatctcaaggaaatttattggtggaacaacatgaagaggGATGTAGCGGATTTTGTGGCGAAATGTCCGAATTAtcaacaagtgaaggccgaacatcaaagtcCCGGTGGATTGGCTTAA